A genomic window from Lotus japonicus ecotype B-129 chromosome 1, LjGifu_v1.2 includes:
- the LOC130722998 gene encoding uncharacterized protein LOC130722998 — protein sequence MRTQNIDLGRNKRKFQEECEDSNPLDEDLIRVIDDEVSNVNVSRQEPSTQKGKHIGHLGDYFMPRTTPGAQPTLRSAVQSKEVIEKCDIAIAKWMFDAPVPFNAVNLAYYQPMIDAICSMGPGYKAPNMQRVRGFLLSKWVDEVKKLVESYRNVWKQTGCTLMADGWTDRCGRTFINFLVYCPKGTNFLKSVDASQHSRIPELLYMLFKEVVLFVGAENVVHIVTDNAPNYVAAGRLLEAEFPKLFWSPCATHCVKLMLQDIGKLEDVSETMQQASKITKYIYNHCYALYLMRKHTCGGGILRSAHTSFATNFIALQSILAKKDSLRVMVTSMEWKSSTYAKDARAKIFVEQVLDYGFWKKCVDIVELTEPLVRLLHLVSEDKPAMGFIYQAFYKAREEMVKRFQTNKKKVEPYLNIIDGHWDSRLCKNLNAAGYWLNPACRFNLEDYEKHKITITGLYDGLKNQLWESYGSNAPHLQKLAIRVLSQTCSVSGCYRNWSVFEHIHSIKRNRLERQKLIDLVFVRYNLRLQQRSRLKRQSYDPINFETIDDHSDWVLEESPPFLTNEEVDALHNDLANITIQPISDDIDQLNLDDDAAA from the exons ATGCGCACACAAAACATTGATCTAGGTcggaataaaagaaaatttcaagaagAATGTGAGGATAGTAATCCTCTTGATGAAGACCTAATAAGAGTAATTGATGATGAAGTTTCCAATGTTAATGTATCAAGGCAAGAACCTTCTACTCAAAAGGGAAAGCATATTGGTCACTTAGGTGACTACTTCATGCCTAGAACAACTCCAGGAGCTCAACCGACCTTAAGAAGTGCGGTGCAAAGTAAAGAAGTGATTGAAAAGTGTGACATTGCCATTGCAAAATGGATGTTTGATGCTCCTGTGCCATTTAATGCAGTTAATTTGGCATATTATCAACCTATGATTGACGCTATTTGTAGTATGGGTCCAGGGTATAAAGCTCCAAATATGCAAAGAGTTCGTGGCTTTTTGTTAAGTAAGTGGGTTGATGAAGTGAAGAAACTTGTTGAGAGTTATCGTAATGTTTGGAAGCAAACTGGATGTACACTTATGGCAGATGGGTGGACTGATCGATGTGGGAGAACTTTCATCAATTTTCTGGTTTATTGTCCTAAAGGAACAAATTTTCTGAAATCTGTTGATGCTTCTCAACATTCAAGAATTCCAGAATTGTTGTATATGCTTTTCAAGGAGGTGGTCTTATTCGTTGGGGCCGAAAATGTTGTTCACATAGTGACAGATAATGCTCCAAATTATGTTGCTGCTGGAAGGTTATTAGAAGCTGAGTTTCCTAAATTATTTTGGTCTCCTTGTGCAACACACTGTGTTAAATTGATGTTGCAGGATATTGGAAAGCTCGAGGATGTAAGTGAGACTATGCAACAAGCTTCAAAAATTACAAAGTACATTTATAACCACTGTTATGCATTGTATTTGATGAGAAAGCATACATGTGGAGGAGGAATTCTTCGTTCTGCTCATACTAGCTTTGCAACTAATTTCATTGCACTTCAAAGTATTTTGGCTAAAAAAGATTCACTAAGAGTCATGGTTACATCTATGGAGTGGAAAAGCTCAACTTATGCCAAAGATGCTCGGGCAAAAATATTTGTGGAGCAGGTCTTGGATTATGGGTTTTGGAAAAAATGTGTTGATATTGTCGAACTTACTGAGCCACTTGTTCGTTTGTTACATCTTGTTAGTGAAGATAAACCTGCCATGGGTTTTATTTACCAAGCTTTTTATAAAGCTAGAGAGGAGATGGTGAAGAGGTTCCAAACAAATAAGAAGAAAGTAGAGCCTTACTTGAACATCATAGATGGTCATTGGGATTCTCGACTTTGTAAAAATCTTAATGCTGCAGGTTATTGGTTGAATCCAGCTTGTCGGTTTAACCTTGAAGATTATGAAAAGCATAAGATCACAATAACTGGCCTTTATGATGGATTGAAAA ATCAATTGTGGGAATCTTATGGAAGCAATGCACCACATTTGCAAAAGTTAGCTATTCGTGTTTTAAGTCAAACTTGTAGTGTTTCGGGTTGTTATCGAAATTGGAGTGTATTTGAGCacattcattcaataaaaagaAATAGGTTGGAGCGTCAAAAACTTATTGATCTTGTCTTTGTTCGTTACAACTTGAGGCTACAACAAAG GAGCCGGTTGAAGCGTCAAAGTTATGATCCCATCAATTTTGAAACAATTGATGACCATTCTGATTGGGTATTGGAGGAGTCACCACCATTCTTAACCAATGAGGAGGTGGATGCATTGCATAATGATCTTGCCAATATAACCATACAACCAATTTCAGATGATATTG aTCAATTAAATTTGGATGATGATGCTGCTGCATAA